TCTCCCCACCATTCTCCTTCATACCTGCAAATCATGCTTAAGTTATATAACAGTAAGTAATGTATACATAACTCAGGTAGATAGCAGTATTTAGATGGAAATGACGGTGGCAGGTAGAATTGATCATTGTGCTTTAAAAGAAGAGATTTTTGATCATTATTGATTGATTTCACTTTAAAAGTAATAGATGAATCACTTACGTTAGTGACGTGTTCGGTGGGTATGTTTATGTTTTCAAGCGCTTTAGAAAAGGATTCAACATCTTCTCTTTGAATTTGTTTGCTTGTTTGTATAGTGAAAAATGAATCTTGTACATACACTTCATACAAATCCTCTGTTCCCCTCACTTTAAAATAGAGGGAGGCCATACCTTCAATGAGCAAAAGCAATTCCTTCATTTTCCATTTTTCTCCTGGTGAATGTTCCACGTGAAACAGATAATTTGAAAAATGAGGGAAAAACCCTCTTTTTTGAATTTTGATTTCATCATCCATAAAGGTATACCCTTTCCTTTTTCTTTTTCTTGCCGTAACTCCATGCGCTAATACTTCAACAGATGCAGGGTAACAAGGATCTTCTATTAAAACAAGGCCTTTTAACAGGTGAGTAAGTCCATAAAAAAGAAGAAGAGGTTTTATCAATAAAGAAGAATTGATACCTTCCATCCAATAATTTCTTCCAATCAGCCATTCATAATGAAAAACAGAGGTATTTTGGTAACTCCAAGTATAGGCTTCCTCTTTAAAAGCAGGCCGAAGCTGATAGCTATGTAATAGCCAGCGGCGCAGTACTTCTTGTGATTCGAAAGGAGAGTAATAAGAAAAAAAATCTGTATGCATGGTTGTTTTAAATCCTCCTTTTATTGGCAAGTCTCTCCTTCCCAAGTATTTTTGTATTACAACATTCAAAGGATTGTTGGTTGCGTTTTCATTACTGTTATGATAATTGTTATGTTCCTTAATAAGCATTTTTGAATCTCATCATATTCCCTTCAGTTAATTTTTCGGAATGTTTAAACTTATTTCTTTTACTCGTGCCATCCCAAAAAAAATGATAAGATATTAGAAAATATCAGGAATAAAGACACACTAATTGTTTAAATTAAAAATCTTAAATAGTTATCATTTATTTTAGTTTGAACAACAGATGAGTTATTTATGACGGGTGGTTTTCTAGAAAAAAGCGCTTAGTCACGTACACCTATTCTGTCTAAGAAAACATAAAAGAAAGGATGAAATAACTGTGAGAGAAGACAAGTTTACTAAAGAAGGCTTGACGTTTGATGATGTACTGTTGGTTCCGGACCGTTCAGATATTCACCCGCGTGACGTATCAGTGAAAACCTCTCTTTCTGAGAAAT
This DNA window, taken from Alteribacillus bidgolensis, encodes the following:
- a CDS encoding YaaC family protein — translated: MHTDFFSYYSPFESQEVLRRWLLHSYQLRPAFKEEAYTWSYQNTSVFHYEWLIGRNYWMEGINSSLLIKPLLLFYGLTHLLKGLVLIEDPCYPASVEVLAHGVTARKRKRKGYTFMDDEIKIQKRGFFPHFSNYLFHVEHSPGEKWKMKELLLLIEGMASLYFKVRGTEDLYEVYVQDSFFTIQTSKQIQREDVESFSKALENINIPTEHVTNVSDSSITFKVKSINNDQKSLLLKHNDQFYLPPSFPSKYCYLPELCIHYLLLYNLSMICRYEGEWWGEVISQQFSEDFPMIKTYLTIAGEKVPSLFKSFFV